The following proteins are co-located in the Billgrantia tianxiuensis genome:
- a CDS encoding aldehyde dehydrogenase, which translates to MSIEIPRTRDDWHALAESLGFEARAFINDAFVAAESGDTFESRNPATGEVLAQVASCDEPDAARAVAAARQAFAGGEWSRLAPGKRKKTLLRLADLMEAHKHELALLDTLDMGKPISSSLGDMAGAIGCIRYQAECIDKLYGEVAPTGEETLALVLREPIGVVAAIVPWNFPLMMTAWKIAPALAAGNSVILKPSEKSPLSALRLAQLAKEAGLPKGVFQVLPGFGHTVGKALALSHEVDCLAFTGSTAVGKQLMQYAGQSNLKRVYLECGGKSPNLVFADCKDLDRVASHAAAAIFHNQGEVCIAGSRLLVENTIRDDFVERVLKAAESMQPGDPLDPQSFMGAIVDEVQHRRILDYIRQGVEEGARLRSGGQALEGPGLFIPPTVFDGVTPQMTIGREEIFGPVLAVFGFDTEEEAVAMANDTPYGLAAGLWSQDIDRILRVTRRLQSGQVFVNNWAGGDQTMPFGGVKQSGNGRDKSHHSLEEYSELKSVWMSLSL; encoded by the coding sequence ATGAGCATTGAGATTCCCAGAACCCGCGACGATTGGCACGCCCTGGCCGAGTCACTCGGCTTCGAGGCCCGTGCCTTTATCAACGACGCCTTCGTCGCTGCCGAAAGCGGCGATACCTTCGAGTCGCGCAACCCGGCCACCGGCGAGGTTCTCGCCCAGGTGGCGAGCTGTGACGAACCCGACGCCGCGCGCGCCGTGGCGGCGGCGCGCCAGGCCTTCGCCGGCGGCGAGTGGTCGCGGCTGGCGCCGGGCAAGCGCAAGAAGACCCTGCTGCGCCTGGCCGACCTGATGGAGGCCCACAAGCACGAGCTGGCGCTGCTCGACACCCTCGACATGGGCAAGCCCATCTCGAGCTCGCTGGGCGACATGGCCGGCGCCATCGGCTGCATTCGCTACCAGGCCGAGTGCATCGACAAGCTCTACGGCGAAGTGGCGCCCACCGGCGAGGAGACCCTGGCGCTGGTGCTGCGCGAGCCCATCGGCGTGGTGGCGGCCATCGTGCCGTGGAACTTCCCGCTGATGATGACCGCCTGGAAGATCGCCCCGGCGCTGGCCGCCGGCAACAGCGTGATTCTAAAACCCTCGGAGAAGTCGCCGCTCTCCGCGCTGCGTCTGGCCCAACTGGCCAAGGAAGCCGGCCTGCCCAAGGGCGTGTTCCAGGTGCTGCCGGGCTTCGGCCACACCGTGGGCAAGGCCCTGGCGCTCTCCCACGAGGTCGACTGCCTGGCCTTTACCGGCTCCACCGCGGTGGGCAAGCAGCTGATGCAGTACGCCGGGCAGTCCAACCTCAAGCGGGTCTACCTGGAGTGCGGCGGCAAGTCGCCCAACCTCGTCTTCGCCGACTGCAAGGACCTCGACCGGGTAGCCAGCCACGCCGCCGCGGCGATCTTCCACAACCAGGGTGAAGTGTGCATCGCCGGCTCCCGGCTGCTGGTGGAGAACACGATTCGCGACGACTTCGTCGAGCGGGTACTCAAGGCCGCCGAGAGCATGCAGCCGGGCGACCCGCTGGACCCGCAGAGCTTCATGGGCGCCATCGTCGACGAGGTTCAGCATCGACGCATCCTCGACTACATCCGCCAGGGCGTGGAAGAGGGCGCGCGGCTGCGCAGCGGCGGCCAGGCACTGGAGGGGCCGGGGCTGTTCATCCCGCCCACGGTGTTCGACGGCGTCACGCCGCAGATGACCATCGGCCGCGAGGAGATCTTCGGTCCGGTGCTGGCGGTGTTCGGCTTCGACACGGAAGAGGAGGCGGTGGCCATGGCCAACGACACGCCCTACGGCCTGGCGGCGGGGCTGTGGAGCCAGGACATCGACCGCATCCTGCGCGTGACGCGACGGCTGCAGTCGGGTCAGGTGTTCGTCAACAACTGGGCCGGCGGCGACCAGACCATGCCCTTCGGCGGGGTCAAGCAGTCGGGCAACGGCCGCGACAAGTCGCACCACAGCCTGGAGGAGTACTCCGAACTCAAGAGCGTGTGGATGTCGCTTTCGCTCTGA
- a CDS encoding M20 family metallo-hydrolase produces the protein MSVSIDGQRLWESLMAMAEIGPTENGGSCRLALTEEDAAGRRLLIEWCEALGCTLRIDRVGNLFLRRSGKRDDLDPVAIGSHLDTQPKGGRFDGILGVLAGLEVFRTLHDRGIVTERPLELVVWTNEEGSRFAPAMVASGTYAGEFSVESTLARKDRDGVSFGEALSACGFAGELPVGEPRLDAFFELHIEQGPVLEEEQEAIGVVTGVQGMRWFDVILRGQSAHAGPTPMRYRHDALAAAARLIDRLQALAMADGSGATKVTFGCLEIDSPSRNVIPGEVRLSVDLRHVDEGELDDLEARYDRELAAAAEAFGVEATSERIWASPVVNFDAGCIEAVERAARAQGVPYRRMMSGAGHDSVYVSRVAPTSMIFIPCRDGISHNEAEYATPEHCALGAQVLCDALLERANRQGGVQ, from the coding sequence ATGAGCGTTTCCATCGACGGCCAGCGGCTCTGGGAAAGTTTGATGGCCATGGCCGAGATCGGCCCCACCGAAAACGGCGGCAGCTGCCGCCTGGCATTGACCGAGGAGGATGCCGCCGGTCGGCGCTTGCTGATCGAATGGTGCGAGGCGCTCGGCTGCACGCTGCGAATCGATCGGGTCGGCAATCTCTTTCTGCGTCGCTCCGGCAAGCGCGACGACCTCGATCCGGTGGCCATCGGCAGTCATCTCGACACCCAGCCCAAGGGCGGACGCTTCGACGGCATTCTCGGGGTGCTGGCGGGGCTCGAGGTATTCCGCACCCTGCATGACCGGGGCATCGTCACCGAGCGCCCGCTGGAGCTGGTGGTGTGGACCAACGAGGAGGGCAGCCGTTTCGCCCCGGCCATGGTGGCCTCCGGCACCTATGCTGGTGAATTCAGCGTCGAGTCGACCCTGGCTCGCAAGGATCGCGATGGCGTCTCCTTCGGCGAGGCGTTGTCCGCCTGCGGCTTCGCCGGCGAGCTGCCGGTGGGCGAACCGCGACTCGATGCCTTCTTCGAGCTGCACATCGAGCAGGGGCCGGTGCTGGAGGAGGAGCAAGAGGCCATCGGCGTGGTCACCGGCGTGCAGGGCATGCGCTGGTTCGACGTCATCCTGCGGGGCCAGTCGGCCCATGCCGGGCCCACGCCGATGCGCTATCGCCACGATGCCCTGGCCGCCGCAGCACGCCTGATCGATCGCCTGCAGGCTCTGGCCATGGCCGACGGCAGCGGCGCCACCAAGGTGACCTTCGGCTGCCTGGAGATCGACAGCCCCTCGCGCAACGTGATTCCCGGCGAGGTGCGCCTGAGCGTGGACCTGCGCCATGTCGACGAGGGTGAACTGGACGACCTGGAGGCCCGCTATGACCGGGAGCTGGCCGCCGCGGCCGAGGCCTTCGGCGTGGAAGCGACCAGCGAGCGCATCTGGGCGTCGCCGGTGGTCAACTTCGATGCCGGCTGTATCGAGGCCGTCGAGCGCGCTGCCCGCGCCCAGGGGGTGCCATACCGGCGGATGATGAGCGGTGCCGGTCATGATTCTGTATATGTATCGCGGGTGGCGCCGACCTCGATGATCTTCATCCCCTGCCGTGACGGTATCAGTCACAACGAGGCCGAATACGCCACGCCGGAACACTGTGCCCTGGGCGCCCAAGTGCTCTGCGATGCCCTGCTGGAACGAGCCAACCGTCAAGGAGGTGTGCAATGA
- a CDS encoding aminotransferase, whose translation MTTATRTPPRPLDAQALWQKDRDHFIHPFTDFSLFHDKGCDLIVDSDGIYVEDIHGNRFIDGIAGLWCVNVGHGRAEIGQAMAEQATRMAYFSTFNNLSNAPAAELAAKLAELAPANLNHVFYSCGGSAANDATIRLVHYYFNRLGKPNKKRILSRNNAYHGTTYLAASLTGIESNNWGFDTLDHLVTHLSEANLYRRPKGMSEAEYCGHLVAELEETIERIGAENIAAFIAEPIMGAGGVLMAPRGYHARMQAVCRAHEILYIADEVVTGFGRLGHFFASEAVFDTQPDIINCAKGLSSGYAPLGATLISDEIYEVLGTPQRKGGVLSTGFTYSGHPVSCAAALKNIEIMEREGICANIREVGPYLERQLKTLSHHETVGDVRGSHFMLAIENVADKASKELLPVEARVGDRVAAEAQKRGLIIRPVGHLNIISPPLIWNRDVVDRVVAILDEAFTATTASLRKDGYL comes from the coding sequence ATGACCACCGCTACCCGTACTCCGCCCCGGCCCCTTGATGCCCAGGCGCTGTGGCAGAAGGACAGGGACCACTTCATCCACCCCTTCACCGACTTCAGCCTGTTCCACGACAAGGGCTGCGACCTGATCGTCGACAGCGACGGTATCTACGTGGAGGACATCCATGGCAACCGCTTCATCGACGGCATCGCCGGCCTGTGGTGCGTCAACGTGGGCCACGGCCGCGCCGAGATCGGCCAGGCCATGGCCGAGCAGGCCACCCGCATGGCCTACTTCTCCACCTTCAACAACCTCTCCAACGCCCCGGCGGCGGAGCTCGCCGCCAAGCTCGCCGAGCTGGCCCCGGCAAACCTCAACCACGTCTTCTACAGCTGCGGCGGTTCGGCGGCCAACGACGCCACCATTCGCCTGGTGCACTACTACTTCAATCGCCTGGGCAAGCCGAACAAGAAGCGTATCCTGTCGCGCAACAACGCCTACCACGGCACCACCTACCTGGCAGCGAGCCTGACCGGCATCGAGAGCAACAACTGGGGCTTCGACACCCTGGATCACCTGGTCACCCACCTGAGCGAGGCCAACCTCTATCGCCGGCCGAAGGGGATGAGCGAAGCGGAGTACTGCGGCCATCTGGTGGCCGAACTCGAGGAGACCATCGAGCGCATCGGTGCCGAGAACATCGCCGCCTTCATTGCCGAGCCGATCATGGGCGCCGGCGGCGTGCTGATGGCGCCTCGAGGCTACCACGCCCGCATGCAGGCGGTGTGCCGCGCCCACGAGATCCTCTATATCGCCGACGAGGTGGTCACCGGCTTCGGCCGCCTGGGCCACTTCTTTGCCTCCGAGGCGGTGTTCGATACCCAGCCGGACATCATCAACTGCGCCAAGGGGCTGTCGTCGGGCTATGCGCCCCTGGGCGCCACCCTGATCTCCGACGAGATCTACGAGGTGCTGGGCACGCCCCAGCGCAAGGGCGGCGTGCTGAGCACCGGCTTCACCTACTCCGGCCATCCGGTGAGCTGTGCGGCGGCGCTCAAGAACATCGAGATCATGGAGCGCGAGGGCATCTGCGCCAACATACGCGAGGTGGGCCCCTACCTGGAGCGGCAGCTCAAGACGCTCTCGCATCATGAAACCGTCGGCGACGTGAGGGGCAGCCACTTCATGCTGGCCATCGAGAACGTCGCCGACAAGGCCTCCAAGGAGCTGCTGCCGGTGGAGGCACGGGTCGGCGACCGGGTCGCCGCCGAGGCCCAGAAGCGCGGCCTGATCATTCGCCCGGTGGGCCACCTCAACATCATCTCGCCGCCGTTGATCTGGAATCGTGACGTGGTGGATCGGGTAGTGGCAATCCTCGACGAGGCCTTCACCGCCACCACGGCATCGCTACGCAAGGACGGTTATCTGTAA
- a CDS encoding Na+/H+ antiporter NhaC family protein, producing MTHSPSGPTAHPQSFGSATKGGLLFLGVVLIASLGGFALFDGDDYGIYSLLPTTVVLGMAILTRRTIESLLAGALVGLLMVDPTSVVSQGSDILLGVLGNDTVTWIILVCGLFGSLIALLVKTGGVLTFGDAVTKHIHSRRQSLLATWLLGLVIFVDDYLNALAISASMKKITDRFNISREKLAYVVDSTAAPICILVPFSTWAVFFAGLLEENDIAGNGMNLYIEAIPFMFYAWVAAALVPLVALGWIPNLGPMKAAEARAAAGQPIPTGVDDSALEAADDGRKRPHLLNFLLPIVTLIFFTWYYDIDILRGVIVALAVTLVLIASQRLLSFHDTFDTALDGFKAMIMPLGTLVAGFSLKEVNDALGLTDYVISTVQPLMTPGMLPAVVFVTMAFLAFATASFWGLFAVAMPIVLPLAASLDAHMPLVVGALISASAFGSHACFYGDSTVLSAQGAGCTPMAHALTQLPYVLIAAAIAAAIFLVAGHL from the coding sequence ATGACACACTCTCCTTCGGGTCCGACGGCCCACCCCCAAAGCTTCGGCAGCGCCACCAAGGGTGGCCTGCTGTTTCTCGGTGTCGTGCTGATTGCCAGCCTCGGCGGCTTCGCACTGTTCGACGGCGACGACTACGGCATCTACAGCCTGCTACCCACCACCGTGGTGCTGGGCATGGCCATCCTCACGCGACGCACCATCGAATCGCTGCTCGCGGGCGCCCTGGTCGGCCTGCTGATGGTCGACCCCACCAGCGTGGTCTCCCAGGGCTCCGACATCCTGCTCGGGGTGCTGGGCAACGATACCGTCACCTGGATCATCCTGGTCTGCGGCCTGTTCGGCAGCCTGATCGCCCTGCTGGTCAAGACCGGCGGTGTGCTGACCTTCGGCGATGCCGTCACCAAGCATATCCATAGCCGCCGCCAGAGCCTGCTGGCCACCTGGCTGCTGGGCCTGGTGATCTTCGTCGACGACTATCTCAATGCCCTGGCGATCAGCGCGTCGATGAAGAAGATCACTGATCGCTTCAACATTTCGCGCGAGAAACTCGCCTACGTGGTGGACTCCACCGCCGCGCCAATCTGCATTCTGGTACCGTTCTCCACCTGGGCGGTGTTCTTTGCCGGCCTGCTGGAAGAGAACGACATCGCCGGCAACGGCATGAACCTCTACATCGAGGCGATTCCCTTCATGTTCTACGCCTGGGTGGCCGCCGCCCTGGTCCCCCTGGTGGCTCTGGGCTGGATCCCCAATCTCGGCCCCATGAAGGCCGCCGAGGCCCGCGCCGCGGCCGGCCAGCCGATTCCGACGGGCGTCGACGACAGCGCCCTGGAAGCGGCAGACGACGGACGCAAGCGGCCGCACCTGCTCAACTTCCTGCTGCCCATCGTCACGCTGATCTTCTTCACCTGGTACTACGACATCGATATCCTACGCGGCGTGATCGTGGCGCTCGCCGTGACCCTGGTACTGATCGCCAGCCAACGGCTGCTGAGCTTCCACGACACCTTCGACACCGCGCTCGACGGCTTCAAGGCGATGATCATGCCGCTGGGCACCCTGGTGGCCGGCTTCAGCCTCAAGGAGGTCAACGACGCCCTGGGGCTCACCGACTATGTGATCAGCACCGTGCAGCCGCTGATGACGCCGGGAATGTTGCCGGCGGTGGTCTTCGTCACCATGGCCTTCCTGGCGTTCGCCACCGCCTCCTTCTGGGGGCTGTTCGCCGTGGCCATGCCCATCGTGCTGCCGCTGGCGGCCAGCCTCGATGCTCACATGCCGCTGGTGGTCGGCGCCCTGATCTCGGCCAGCGCCTTCGGCAGTCACGCCTGCTTCTACGGCGACTCGACGGTGCTCTCCGCCCAGGGGGCCGGCTGCACGCCCATGGCCCACGCCCTGACCCAGTTGCCCTACGTGCTGATCGCCGCCGCCATCGCCGCCGCGATCTTCCTGGTCGCAGGCCACCTGTGA